In the genome of Treponema pedis, one region contains:
- the efp gene encoding elongation factor P, which translates to MIRGGDIAKGTVLLNKGTPYLVVEREFVNPGKGAAFARVKMKNLRDGSVLMQTIKTADTVEDATVDTHKCQYQYKDGDNFMFMDTETFDSISVPSDTIGEKEYYLREGDEYDILIWENEPIDVRIPAKMIFIVEQSENYIKGDTVSGATKPIVTETGLVVRVPLFIKQGEKILVNTETNEYQERVNG; encoded by the coding sequence ATGATTAGAGGCGGAGATATAGCTAAAGGTACCGTTTTATTAAATAAGGGTACGCCTTATTTGGTTGTCGAAAGGGAATTCGTAAATCCCGGTAAAGGAGCGGCTTTTGCACGGGTTAAAATGAAAAACCTTCGCGACGGTTCGGTTCTTATGCAGACAATTAAAACTGCCGATACGGTTGAAGATGCAACTGTGGATACGCATAAATGCCAGTACCAATATAAAGACGGTGATAATTTTATGTTTATGGACACGGAAACCTTCGATTCGATTTCAGTTCCTTCCGACACTATAGGCGAAAAAGAATATTATTTGCGCGAAGGTGATGAATATGATATTTTAATTTGGGAAAATGAACCCATTGACGTCAGGATTCCCGCAAAAATGATTTTTATTGTAGAACAAAGCGAAAACTATATAAAAGGCGATACGGTTTCCGGTGCAACGAAACCTATTGTTACGGAAACCGGACTTGTTGTAAGGGTACCCTTATTTATTAAACAGGGCGAAAAAATTTTAGTAAATACCGAAACAAACGAATACCAAGAACGTGTAAACGGTTAG
- a CDS encoding CPBP family intramembrane glutamic endopeptidase, with protein MDKKNIKPIFEIVSLYAVFVFFVYFVGKYVSYIAYYVFADPSNRSETYKSYAYFIMSISLCLILLFILCLCKLKLKDVIKFSKFNMRLIIKLLIFQYAFMFITAFISWNNLVSIFNAVKFWFEALQGKRIVIYQTIFKSQINIDLGVFFILYTIIVGPIVEELFYREIIYNKLKKILPIKFSIGITAVLYASLHIRDFTINIDIVYLLFLGILLTYCYEKTENVWASISLHVIYNGFNTIIKCLKQNSAILLYLVIFTIALIILTIDIIKYLKRRKQNEVQTDTLPHVQE; from the coding sequence ATGGATAAAAAAAATATAAAACCTATTTTTGAGATCGTAAGTTTATATGCTGTATTTGTGTTTTTTGTATATTTTGTAGGTAAATATGTTTCTTATATTGCTTATTATGTTTTTGCGGATCCTTCAAACCGTAGTGAAACATATAAATCTTATGCATACTTTATTATGAGCATATCTTTATGTCTTATTTTACTTTTTATTTTGTGTCTTTGTAAATTAAAATTAAAAGATGTTATAAAATTTTCTAAATTTAATATGAGGCTTATAATAAAATTATTGATTTTTCAATATGCATTTATGTTTATAACAGCTTTTATTTCATGGAATAATCTTGTATCTATTTTTAATGCAGTTAAATTTTGGTTTGAAGCATTGCAGGGTAAAAGAATTGTGATATATCAAACGATATTTAAATCACAAATTAATATTGATCTTGGAGTTTTTTTTATTTTATACACAATAATAGTAGGCCCTATAGTTGAAGAGTTATTTTATAGAGAAATTATTTATAATAAATTAAAAAAAATATTGCCGATTAAATTTTCTATCGGTATAACGGCTGTCCTATATGCATCTTTGCATATTAGAGATTTTACAATTAATATTGATATTGTTTATCTTTTATTTCTCGGTATTTTACTTACGTATTGTTATGAGAAAACCGAAAATGTTTGGGCATCTATAAGTTTACATGTTATATATAATGGCTTTAATACTATTATTAAATGTTTAAAACAGAATTCTGCAATATTGTTGTATCTTGTCATTTTTACTATAGCCCTCATAATCCTGACAATTGATATTATCAAATATCTAAAAAGGAGAAAACAAAATGAAGTACAAACTGATACCTTACCTCATGTACAAGAATGA
- the gcvT gene encoding glycine cleavage system aminomethyltransferase GcvT, with translation MKRTPYYETLLAKGGKFVEFGGYEMPIQFAGIIKEHLAVRNNVGLFDVSHMGEFYIEGDNAEVAINHLIANDIRGMADGDVRYTLMCNEKGGIVDDLLVYRYNQKKFLLVVNAGNHDKDYDWVKNHLDKSVKFTDRSPEIAQLAIQGPNAEKVVKKFIDAKNIPEKYYTFKTFECPKGEVVVSQTGYTGEAGYEIYCPKDWAVELFNQVMKAGEEFDIELCGLGCRDTLRLEAGMPLYGHEMNEETLATELTLKPFIKLEKEEFIGKAALEANEAKKIRKGFKMIDRGIARDHDKVFLGDKEIGVVTTGTSSPCLKVGIGHIRIDRGIKDEEILIEVRGKKLKAKIVPTSFLKEIKK, from the coding sequence ATGAAAAGAACACCTTACTATGAAACTTTACTTGCCAAAGGCGGAAAGTTTGTCGAATTCGGCGGATATGAAATGCCCATTCAATTTGCCGGAATAATAAAGGAACATCTTGCCGTACGGAATAATGTAGGACTTTTTGATGTTTCGCATATGGGCGAGTTTTACATTGAAGGCGATAATGCCGAAGTCGCCATTAATCACCTTATTGCCAACGATATACGCGGAATGGCTGATGGAGACGTACGGTATACATTGATGTGTAACGAAAAGGGCGGAATCGTAGATGACCTTTTGGTTTACCGCTATAATCAAAAGAAATTTTTGCTTGTCGTAAATGCGGGAAACCACGATAAGGATTACGATTGGGTAAAAAATCATCTTGATAAAAGCGTTAAATTTACAGACCGCTCGCCCGAAATTGCTCAGCTTGCAATTCAGGGGCCGAATGCCGAAAAAGTTGTAAAAAAGTTCATTGATGCAAAAAATATACCCGAAAAGTACTATACCTTTAAAACCTTTGAATGCCCTAAAGGCGAGGTAGTAGTTTCCCAGACGGGATATACGGGTGAAGCAGGTTATGAAATTTACTGTCCCAAAGACTGGGCGGTAGAGCTTTTTAATCAAGTTATGAAAGCCGGGGAAGAATTCGATATTGAGCTTTGCGGTTTAGGCTGTCGCGACACGCTCCGTCTTGAAGCCGGAATGCCCTTATACGGACATGAAATGAACGAAGAAACTCTTGCAACGGAGTTAACCTTAAAACCCTTTATCAAACTTGAAAAAGAAGAGTTTATCGGTAAAGCAGCCTTGGAAGCGAACGAGGCTAAAAAAATCCGAAAAGGTTTTAAAATGATTGACAGAGGTATTGCCCGCGACCATGACAAAGTTTTCTTAGGCGATAAGGAAATAGGCGTCGTTACTACGGGAACCTCTTCGCCATGCTTAAAGGTCGGTATCGGTCATATCCGAATCGACAGGGGCATAAAAGACGAAGAAATCCTTATTGAAGTACGCGGTAAAAAACTTAAAGCGAAAATCGTTCCGACAAGTTTTTTAAAAGAAATTAAAAAATAA
- the gcvH gene encoding glycine cleavage system protein GcvH — protein sequence MEIREDLKYLESHEWYKKEGSTGIIGISDYAQGEMGDVVFVELPEVGDEVTADTSCATVESVKAVFEIISPVSGKVVAINEELLDSPEKINADAFGSWFIKVEVSSESSKLMDAAAYKGFCK from the coding sequence ATGGAAATTAGAGAAGATTTAAAGTACTTGGAAAGTCATGAATGGTACAAAAAAGAAGGTTCTACGGGAATTATCGGAATCAGCGACTATGCTCAAGGTGAAATGGGCGACGTTGTTTTCGTTGAGCTTCCGGAAGTGGGAGATGAGGTTACAGCCGATACCTCCTGCGCTACAGTCGAATCGGTAAAGGCTGTTTTTGAAATTATCAGCCCCGTATCCGGTAAGGTTGTCGCAATTAACGAAGAACTTTTGGATTCACCTGAAAAAATCAATGCCGATGCCTTCGGTTCTTGGTTTATTAAAGTTGAAGTAAGTTCGGAATCTTCCAAGTTGATGGATGCAGCTGCCTACAAAGGCTTTTGCAAATAG
- the gcvPA gene encoding aminomethyl-transferring glycine dehydrogenase subunit GcvPA, which yields MSNYIPHSAEETKEMLDYIGVKSIDNLYGFESKSVNIGEGKTQAEVEKLFQCISSGNKIFKSVLRGAGAYNHYVPAAVRHMASREEFLTAYTPYQPEMNQGELQAGFEYQSMICELTGMDISNASVYDGGTAVADAIVMSLGRKQTKVLISECIEPSSIEIAKTYLRHSGVEFVTIPKDGYKTDISKIASLMDDGVAAVIMQQPNRYGTIEDCESVGKIVEGTKAQFIMSCNPTSLAILKTPRECGATIALGEGQALGLPLGAGGPYLGYLATIEANMRKIPGRIIGQSVDHAGRRAFVLTLQAREQHIRREKASSSICSNQALCALRASMYMAAYGKEGLKTVAKACLSNAHYFANELKKNRTYRKK from the coding sequence ATGTCTAATTACATTCCTCACTCGGCTGAGGAAACAAAAGAAATGTTGGATTACATCGGCGTAAAGTCGATAGATAATCTTTACGGTTTTGAATCAAAGAGCGTAAATATAGGTGAAGGTAAAACCCAAGCCGAAGTTGAAAAGCTCTTTCAATGTATAAGCTCTGGAAACAAGATTTTCAAATCGGTTTTAAGAGGCGCGGGAGCATATAACCATTATGTACCTGCCGCCGTGCGCCACATGGCAAGCCGCGAAGAATTTCTTACCGCTTACACGCCTTATCAGCCTGAAATGAATCAGGGCGAATTACAGGCGGGGTTTGAATACCAATCTATGATTTGCGAGCTTACGGGAATGGATATTTCCAATGCAAGCGTTTACGACGGAGGCACCGCCGTAGCCGATGCAATCGTTATGTCTTTAGGACGAAAACAAACCAAGGTTTTAATTTCGGAATGTATTGAACCGAGCTCTATAGAAATTGCCAAAACTTATTTAAGGCATTCGGGAGTGGAATTCGTTACGATTCCGAAAGACGGATATAAAACCGATATTTCCAAAATTGCAAGCCTTATGGACGATGGCGTTGCCGCCGTTATTATGCAGCAGCCCAACCGTTACGGCACAATTGAAGACTGCGAATCCGTCGGAAAAATTGTTGAAGGAACAAAGGCTCAATTTATAATGAGCTGTAACCCCACATCCCTTGCAATTTTAAAAACACCGAGAGAATGCGGAGCTACAATCGCACTCGGTGAAGGGCAAGCCTTAGGGCTTCCTTTGGGAGCCGGAGGGCCGTATCTCGGCTATCTTGCAACGATTGAAGCCAATATGCGTAAAATACCCGGCCGTATTATAGGGCAATCCGTAGACCATGCAGGGCGCAGAGCCTTTGTATTAACGCTTCAAGCCCGCGAACAGCACATACGCCGCGAAAAAGCCAGCTCAAGTATATGCTCAAACCAGGCACTTTGCGCTCTCAGAGCTTCTATGTATATGGCCGCTTACGGAAAAGAGGGCTTAAAAACGGTTGCAAAAGCCTGTTTAAGCAATGCTCACTATTTTGCAAATGAGCTTAAAAAAAATCGGACTTACCGTAAAAAATAA
- the gcvPB gene encoding aminomethyl-transferring glycine dehydrogenase subunit GcvPB yields MSNLIFEKSVKGHKFAEAKITVPEYTLDSKYLRKEDAKLPEVSELEFIRHYMELSHNTHGVDNGFYPLGSCTMKYNPKLNEEIASLPSFTNIHPLQPEETMKGCIQVMGDLGHKLGEITGMDAFSLQPSAGAHGEFTALLVIRAYHEKNGQHGRNKILVPDSAHGTNPASAAMVGCEIINIPSDKDGNVDIEALKKTVGEDTAALMLTNPNTLGLFETHIKEIAEIVHNAGGLLYYDGANLNAIMGRLRPGDMGYDIVHLNLHKTFSTPHGGGGPGSGPIGCKKILEPFLPSPVVVGSDGNYKLDFNRPDSIGRVRNFYGNFLVFLRAYAYILTLGSEGIRESSGYAVLNANYLKKKLQASGYEVAFDRTCMHEFVLTLDKIKAETGVSALDIAKGLIDDGIHPPTMYFPLIVHEALMFEPTETESKATLDFTAEVMEKLKKEAYSDAAKVHEYPYTKPINRVDETKAAREPVLRYKPCCCCK; encoded by the coding sequence ATGAGTAATTTGATTTTCGAAAAATCCGTAAAAGGCCATAAATTTGCCGAAGCGAAAATTACCGTTCCGGAATACACCCTTGATTCAAAATATTTGCGCAAAGAAGACGCAAAATTGCCTGAAGTTTCGGAACTTGAATTTATAAGGCACTATATGGAATTAAGCCACAACACCCACGGTGTCGATAACGGTTTTTATCCTCTCGGTTCCTGTACAATGAAGTACAACCCCAAACTGAACGAAGAAATCGCCTCTCTTCCGAGTTTTACAAACATTCACCCCTTACAGCCTGAAGAAACAATGAAAGGCTGTATTCAAGTTATGGGAGATTTAGGTCATAAACTCGGAGAAATTACCGGAATGGACGCCTTTTCGCTGCAACCCTCGGCAGGAGCGCACGGAGAATTTACCGCCCTTTTAGTAATACGCGCATACCATGAAAAAAACGGTCAACACGGAAGAAACAAAATTTTAGTGCCCGATTCGGCTCACGGAACAAACCCCGCAAGCGCCGCAATGGTAGGCTGTGAAATTATCAACATTCCTTCCGACAAAGACGGAAACGTAGATATTGAAGCTTTAAAGAAAACCGTAGGAGAAGACACGGCAGCTTTAATGCTTACAAACCCGAACACGCTCGGGCTTTTTGAAACCCACATAAAAGAAATTGCCGAAATTGTTCACAATGCGGGCGGTCTTTTATACTATGACGGAGCGAACCTTAACGCAATTATGGGACGCTTGCGCCCGGGCGATATGGGCTACGATATAGTTCACCTTAACCTGCACAAAACCTTTTCCACACCGCACGGAGGAGGAGGCCCCGGAAGCGGCCCCATAGGCTGTAAAAAAATTCTTGAACCGTTTTTACCCTCTCCAGTTGTAGTCGGTTCGGACGGAAATTATAAACTCGATTTTAACCGTCCCGACAGTATAGGAAGGGTTAGAAACTTTTACGGCAATTTCCTTGTCTTCCTCAGAGCCTATGCCTATATTCTTACACTCGGAAGCGAAGGAATTAGAGAAAGCTCAGGCTATGCGGTTTTAAATGCGAACTATTTAAAGAAAAAACTTCAGGCTTCAGGTTACGAAGTTGCTTTTGACAGAACCTGTATGCACGAGTTTGTTCTTACCCTTGATAAAATTAAGGCGGAAACAGGCGTAAGCGCCTTGGATATTGCAAAGGGCTTAATCGACGACGGAATTCACCCGCCGACGATGTATTTCCCGCTCATTGTTCACGAAGCCTTAATGTTCGAGCCTACCGAAACCGAAAGTAAAGCCACCTTGGACTTTACCGCCGAGGTTATGGAAAAACTCAAAAAAGAAGCGTATTCGGACGCGGCAAAAGTCCATGAGTATCCGTATACAAAACCGATTAACAGGGTTGACGAAACAAAGGCTGCAAGGGAACCCGTTTTAAGGTATAAACCCTGCTGCTGCTGTAAATAA
- the xseB gene encoding exodeoxyribonuclease VII small subunit produces the protein MKKFEDRLERLEEITEKIRDAEVPLEKALSLFEEGIRLAKGLEKDIEKIEGKIEVLLNQPVLPEEKPELDLFASAEKD, from the coding sequence ATGAAAAAATTTGAAGATAGACTTGAGCGGCTTGAAGAAATAACCGAAAAAATCCGCGATGCGGAAGTTCCTTTGGAAAAAGCCTTATCTCTTTTTGAAGAGGGCATACGCCTTGCAAAGGGGCTTGAAAAAGATATAGAAAAAATCGAGGGTAAAATCGAAGTACTTCTTAATCAGCCCGTTCTTCCCGAAGAAAAACCGGAGCTTGATTTATTTGCTTCCGCCGAAAAAGATTAA
- the mutL gene encoding DNA mismatch repair endonuclease MutL codes for MGTHQYKPIKILSKETAGKIAAGEVIERPSSVVRELLDNSIDAGASKIILEITEGGTDSIRVCDNGCGMTREDLEICTHTHTTSKIQNAEDLLSLKSLGFRGEALASIQAVSSLEITTTREGPAAWKLSLGKIFPDRLNSGTVIEVKSLFANFPARKKFLKRVQYEAAQCKQIFIEKALPHYNIEMHYVVDGANKILLPSHNSLKERCLAAMALKEPEELFYEINQTGDGFSFTAVLGSPAVVRSDKRHIYVFVNGRRITEYGLVQAVIYGAEGYFPNGGFPVAFLFLTVNPERVDFNIHPAKKEARFEDYKEIHHAVSSSINNFYKQKTVSELLKNKEYSPEFTKPLNFSEEELKAKPYYGWSEKSAGYAAHSAYQYRSGYTGINLRHDDVKGSFYAEREKNFINGEPNGEEKNNCEYEFFEKAGEAVRYYTPDETLKNVNNQASFPADMPKSDFKFLGQFCGTFIAVEKNDALYIIDQHAAHERILFEELKKHLGSSQELLIPYKIETESEKDDEIIRLNLEELKKAGFNITEEKRGVWLITAVPIRWHGTEKNLQEDLAEAGKAGGGIMHHILASSACRAACKDGDIIDAVSAYNIAVKTFSLSEPLCPHGRPLYFIIDREELFKRIKRT; via the coding sequence ATGGGTACTCATCAATATAAACCGATAAAAATATTATCAAAAGAAACCGCAGGTAAAATTGCCGCAGGAGAAGTTATTGAAAGACCTTCTTCGGTTGTAAGAGAGCTTTTGGATAATTCTATTGATGCGGGAGCTTCTAAAATAATTTTGGAAATAACCGAAGGCGGTACGGATTCAATAAGAGTTTGCGATAACGGCTGCGGTATGACAAGGGAAGATTTGGAAATTTGTACCCATACCCACACTACAAGTAAGATTCAAAATGCGGAAGACCTTCTCAGTTTAAAAAGTTTAGGCTTCCGCGGAGAAGCTCTTGCTTCAATACAGGCTGTAAGCAGCCTTGAAATTACAACTACGCGCGAAGGGCCTGCCGCATGGAAATTATCGCTGGGTAAGATTTTTCCTGACAGATTAAATTCGGGTACCGTAATTGAGGTAAAATCCCTCTTTGCAAATTTTCCGGCTCGTAAAAAATTTTTAAAAAGGGTTCAGTATGAAGCTGCTCAATGTAAGCAGATTTTTATTGAAAAAGCCCTTCCTCATTATAATATCGAAATGCACTATGTTGTAGACGGGGCAAATAAAATTCTTTTACCTTCTCATAATTCTCTTAAAGAACGCTGTCTTGCGGCAATGGCTTTAAAGGAACCTGAAGAGCTTTTTTATGAAATAAATCAAACCGGCGACGGTTTTTCATTTACAGCGGTTTTGGGAAGCCCTGCCGTCGTCCGCTCCGATAAAAGACATATCTATGTTTTTGTAAACGGAAGGCGTATAACGGAATACGGACTTGTACAGGCCGTAATTTACGGAGCGGAAGGATATTTTCCCAACGGAGGGTTCCCTGTAGCCTTTTTATTTTTAACCGTAAACCCCGAGAGAGTGGATTTTAATATTCACCCTGCAAAAAAAGAAGCGCGCTTTGAAGATTATAAAGAAATTCATCATGCTGTAAGTTCTTCAATAAATAATTTTTATAAGCAAAAAACGGTTTCGGAACTTTTAAAGAATAAAGAATATTCTCCGGAATTTACAAAGCCTTTAAATTTCAGCGAAGAAGAATTAAAAGCTAAGCCTTATTACGGTTGGAGCGAAAAAAGTGCAGGATACGCCGCACATTCCGCCTATCAGTACCGCTCAGGCTATACGGGCATAAACTTGAGGCATGATGATGTAAAAGGTTCTTTTTATGCCGAAAGAGAAAAAAACTTTATAAACGGCGAACCGAACGGTGAGGAAAAAAATAACTGCGAATATGAGTTTTTTGAAAAAGCCGGTGAAGCGGTACGCTATTATACACCCGATGAAACTTTAAAAAACGTAAATAATCAAGCCTCTTTTCCTGCCGATATGCCTAAATCGGACTTTAAATTTTTAGGGCAATTTTGCGGCACCTTTATTGCCGTAGAAAAAAACGATGCTCTTTACATAATAGATCAGCATGCCGCACACGAGCGTATTTTATTTGAAGAGTTAAAAAAACACTTAGGCTCCTCGCAAGAGCTTTTAATTCCGTACAAAATAGAAACGGAATCCGAAAAAGACGATGAAATTATACGGCTTAATCTCGAAGAATTAAAAAAGGCCGGTTTTAATATTACGGAAGAAAAAAGAGGCGTTTGGCTTATTACCGCAGTTCCAATTAGATGGCACGGTACGGAAAAAAATCTTCAAGAAGATTTAGCCGAAGCGGGGAAGGCCGGCGGAGGTATAATGCACCATATTCTTGCTTCTTCCGCCTGTAGAGCTGCCTGTAAAGACGGAGATATAATAGATGCTGTTTCGGCATATAATATAGCGGTAAAAACCTTTTCTCTTTCCGAACCTCTTTGCCCGCACGGACGCCCGCTTTATTTTATCATTGACAGGGAAGAACTTTTTAAAAGAATAAAAAGAACTTAA
- a CDS encoding type II toxin-antitoxin system Phd/YefM family antitoxin, translating into MMVMTATQARSNLHTLIDKTKNFHEPIIISGKRHNAVLISEEDWNSIQETLYLYSVPGLRESIIEASKEPLENSIEDIGW; encoded by the coding sequence ATGATGGTAATGACGGCAACACAAGCTCGCAGTAATTTACATACGTTAATTGATAAGACAAAAAATTTTCATGAACCGATTATTATTTCAGGAAAACGGCATAATGCCGTACTAATTTCGGAAGAAGACTGGAATTCAATTCAGGAAACTCTGTATTTATATTCCGTTCCCGGACTTAGAGAATCTATTATAGAGGCAAGTAAAGAACCTTTGGAAAACAGTATTGAGGATATCGGCTGGTAA
- a CDS encoding Txe/YoeB family addiction module toxin, translated as MWIIKYAKEAVRDSKKIERSNLKQTVINLIEILKINPFQNPPPYEKLLGDLTGKYSRRINIQHRLVYEVFENKNTVRILRMWTHYE; from the coding sequence ATGTGGATAATAAAATATGCAAAGGAAGCTGTAAGGGACAGTAAAAAAATCGAGCGGTCAAACTTAAAACAAACTGTTATAAATTTAATTGAAATATTAAAAATAAATCCTTTCCAAAATCCTCCGCCTTATGAAAAATTACTAGGAGATTTGACCGGAAAATATTCCAGAAGAATAAATATTCAACATCGTTTAGTTTATGAAGTTTTTGAAAATAAAAATACTGTTCGTATTCTTAGAATGTGGACACATTATGAATAA
- a CDS encoding rhodanese-like domain-containing protein, whose protein sequence is MKKNVITFICAVIIAVSAFAAGSREPEKVQNMQSGIKFELCGIDEVKKALTDQAFTVIDARSSDSYMGWSINGDKLRGHIPGAVDFSYTWPVSPYDNNKNLEKETREEVINQALKNKNILKTKNLIVYDTNGKDAQKVAEFLYSIGYKNIKIFNAAEWINAKNEVKQYPNYKLLLPPEVVYNYIQTGTGETLDKNINYKIFNVAWGEIEQSGYLEGHIPGAMHVNTDWFEPKEIGWMLADDAHLEKLMLKLGISSSDGAIITGPEPMAAARFAVILTYLGVKDVRVLNGALIDWVQAGYVLSKENILPKAISSFGARVPVRENIIDTIEETQANLKKEKGYVLIDNRTPEEYSGKISGYSYHDKAGRIKGAVFGYAGKKSSSSMSYYRNIDKTMRNGYEILNMLKTCGIDTKNKMSFMCGSGWRAAEVLWYMRVMGFENVSLYSDGWIGWSNRGLPSIKGE, encoded by the coding sequence ATGAAAAAAAATGTTATTACATTTATTTGTGCTGTAATTATTGCTGTAAGTGCGTTTGCGGCCGGCAGCAGGGAGCCTGAAAAAGTTCAAAATATGCAATCCGGCATTAAATTTGAGCTTTGCGGTATTGATGAAGTAAAAAAAGCATTGACAGACCAAGCTTTTACCGTTATAGATGCCCGCTCTTCCGACTCTTATATGGGCTGGTCAATAAACGGAGATAAATTGAGAGGGCATATACCCGGTGCCGTCGATTTTTCTTATACATGGCCGGTTTCTCCTTATGATAATAATAAAAATTTGGAAAAAGAAACAAGAGAAGAGGTTATTAATCAAGCATTGAAAAATAAAAATATATTAAAAACTAAAAATTTAATCGTTTACGATACAAACGGAAAAGACGCCCAAAAAGTTGCAGAATTTTTATACTCTATAGGATATAAAAATATAAAAATTTTTAATGCGGCGGAATGGATAAATGCAAAAAATGAAGTAAAACAATACCCTAACTATAAACTTCTTTTACCTCCTGAAGTTGTATATAATTATATACAAACCGGTACCGGTGAAACACTTGATAAAAATATAAACTATAAAATATTTAATGTGGCATGGGGAGAAATAGAGCAATCGGGATATTTGGAAGGCCATATCCCCGGAGCCATGCATGTAAATACCGATTGGTTTGAGCCTAAAGAAATAGGCTGGATGTTGGCAGACGATGCTCATCTTGAAAAGCTTATGTTAAAACTCGGTATATCCTCTTCCGACGGCGCTATTATAACAGGGCCCGAACCTATGGCGGCTGCAAGGTTTGCGGTTATACTTACCTATTTGGGAGTAAAAGACGTCCGTGTGTTAAACGGAGCTCTTATAGATTGGGTACAGGCAGGTTATGTACTTTCAAAAGAAAATATTCTTCCTAAGGCTATTTCAAGTTTCGGCGCAAGGGTTCCCGTAAGAGAAAACATTATAGACACTATCGAAGAAACTCAAGCTAATTTAAAAAAAGAAAAAGGATATGTGCTTATAGATAACAGAACTCCCGAAGAATACTCAGGAAAAATTTCAGGATACTCTTATCATGACAAGGCGGGAAGAATAAAAGGTGCCGTATTCGGATATGCAGGTAAAAAGAGTTCATCATCAATGTCGTATTATAGAAATATAGATAAAACTATGCGTAACGGATATGAAATTCTTAATATGTTAAAAACTTGCGGTATTGATACGAAAAATAAAATGAGTTTTATGTGCGGTTCCGGTTGGCGTGCTGCTGAAGTCCTTTGGTATATGAGGGTTATGGGATTTGAAAATGTTTCTTTATATAGCGACGGCTGGATAGGCTGGAGCAACAGGGGCTTACCTTCAATAAAAGGAGAATAA
- a CDS encoding TP0183 family DNA metabolism protein: MKKNGFRLKINSKFLFFTAILLCISISVHSEPSQGAFSVGSYALEVKNVSEQVNAAITNAIFNFVKEQKKYKIFDLRPQKVNESSGDFHYIFTGSITGSDNGIKLELILQSTSDDTKRTISKVYQNANLILLDSRILVSDLFDLSVNLSSYKTGSLPEKKELSSTENEFEEIKNIDILSGSWQGEEGIERIEIMRGGRAVAVLSAGTSIFLQLKISDGYLIITQSGTPNLRQFGNLPDTVAKKAVELGKTPAWKFLISTNNKILSGEKTDINIEYSGDEIVSAKDVIKKVKWFKN; this comes from the coding sequence ATGAAAAAAAACGGCTTCAGGCTTAAAATAAATTCCAAATTTCTTTTTTTTACGGCAATATTGCTTTGTATAAGTATATCCGTTCATTCGGAACCTTCTCAAGGTGCCTTTTCAGTGGGTTCCTATGCACTTGAAGTAAAAAATGTTTCCGAACAGGTAAATGCTGCGATAACAAATGCTATTTTTAATTTTGTAAAAGAACAAAAAAAATATAAAATCTTCGATTTGCGGCCGCAAAAAGTAAATGAGTCTTCAGGAGATTTCCATTATATTTTTACAGGAAGCATAACCGGAAGCGATAACGGAATAAAACTTGAACTTATTTTACAAAGTACTTCAGACGATACAAAAAGAACTATTTCAAAAGTTTATCAAAATGCAAATTTAATCCTTTTGGACTCTAGAATTTTGGTTTCTGACCTTTTTGATTTGTCGGTAAATTTAAGTTCTTATAAAACAGGTTCTCTTCCCGAAAAAAAGGAGCTTTCCTCAACTGAAAATGAATTTGAAGAAATTAAAAATATTGATATACTTTCAGGTTCTTGGCAGGGAGAAGAAGGTATTGAACGCATAGAAATTATGCGCGGAGGCAGGGCGGTTGCGGTTTTATCGGCAGGTACTTCAATTTTTTTGCAGCTTAAAATATCCGACGGATATCTTATTATCACCCAATCCGGAACTCCGAACCTTAGACAGTTCGGCAATTTACCCGATACTGTTGCAAAAAAGGCGGTAGAGCTCGGTAAAACGCCTGCTTGGAAATTTTTAATTTCAACAAACAATAAAATTTTATCCGGTGAAAAAACCGATATAAATATAGAATATTCAGGCGATGAAATCGTTTCCGCAAAAGATGTAATAAAAAAAGTTAAGTGGTTTAAAAACTGA